The following is a genomic window from Brachionichthys hirsutus isolate HB-005 chromosome 10, CSIRO-AGI_Bhir_v1, whole genome shotgun sequence.
CCTGCTTATTGTTTgctccccgtcccgtcccgtcccgtcccgtggGTCGAGCTGCGCTTGTTGTGACCGTCCGACGGTCGGTGCTGCGTGACCGAGGAGGATGAGCAAGCGCGCACGTGTGTGCACGAGTCACGCCGGGTGTTATActgtcaaaaatataaaaaataaacattaaaaataaatgtatataataagATACAATAAAGCTCGATCCTTGTTGCGCGTTCTCTCGAGCAGATGctgatgaaatgtaattttattcaattttattCACCGGAGAATTCACCTGTTAGTGTGATCAGGATTaagatttatattttatgtaGGCTAAATTCGAAGTTTTGTAACAGGCGAGACActattaaatgttcttttcttaTTGCTGCCACTTGTGCGCCACCCTCACGCAGagagatattttttttgggggggggggcagctgcatATTAGCACTGAAGTAGAGCGCCCTCTACAGGACAAGACCTGGAAGCATCGCCACAAACGCAGCAGCGCTGTTTATGGTGACATCTAGCGTGGAAAAAAGAGAGTAGGTCAACCCTGAACAGTCAATTTCAGCTTCGTCAAAgctatattttatatttttcacaGTATTGAAATGTAATGAGAAAGTAAACATATTTTCAGCAACTGGCTTAGAAGGACCTTAACAAAATGGATGAGCGGGATGAAGATGGGACGGCGGATACACTGAGGGAATGCAGGGAAAACCAGGGCTAATATTTTGCCATGACTGCAATATTTTTGGGTTTGAATCCCTTTCTTCTTACTTCTACGTTTATAATTTCTTCATGAATGCATTGTAATTAGCTGGATTatctgcattttgtatttaatatctGAATTTATGTTGGTAAAAGTTGCAGAGGAACTGCTGACACATACTTGCACAATGAATAAGGCATGAGAACAACTTCTGCCCATCAAACCCTCATGAAATCATTTCCACTTTCTGTCTTGTTATGCTGCCTGAATCAAATCTTCCAATGTGTGGCCAGATGTTTGCCAGATGTTTGCTTATTAGCATGTGATACTCTGGtaaaaatctattaaaaatacatataataCAGTGAAATGTCCCCAGCATCTCTCTCCCACTCCCCTCCTActctgcccccctccctccctctcccctccccttttTCCTCTAAGCCGACCTCTACTGTGTCTCCCCCTGGCATCACACTCCTGAGCACCGAGGAATGCTCCAACTGCATCAGCCAAGGTAAGAACGATTTGTATGCTGTGCTTTGTTGCATCTGAGCGAAGCCAAAATATTGAATTGTGATATATAAAATGCTCTTTTTTTCAGTCTGCACAAAGGATTTGGCTGAACACTGGAGCCAGCACTGAAGCAAATACTTAAAGGTGAgagctgagctgagcttctTCATGTGTTTAATTACATATTGATTACATTTAGTCAAATAATCAAGTTTGCAACTTATCTCTTTGCAATGAAAGCAGTGAATCTGTCTTGTATGCAGATGTTATACTATTATAGTAGAATGACAGTATTAATTGattctttctattttttttcagGAAAGTTATGACAATGTTCATCCCTgtcacaattttattttttggtaaGACTTAAGATTTATGGCCTTTGTCAAGTTTCCTGTAGAAAAtattgcaaatatatattttcatctttTCCATGTCTTTACAAATATGTTGTTCATCTCTTATATATTAAAATAGTAAATGTTTTTGTGGTGCACCACACACAGGCGTGGCGTCATCCCAGAAGGTTATTCAGCTGGCCTACTGCTCAATAGATGAGCACCATCTTAGGATGGATTGCAAATATTCGGCCCCCACTGAGCCACCAGAACCATTTTGCAAGTATACAAATGGTGAAAGACTATTTGACACAACCGACCCAGATGAGGAGCAGCATGCCCCGTTCAGACGTCGCGCCAAAGTCCGCATCTTCCCAGGCAACATCTGTCGTCTGCTGTTTAAAAACCTGCCGAATGGAAAGTCCAACTTTACCTGCAACATCAAATATGCCAACTCGGTCACGGCATCCAAAACCTCTGTCGTGGAGAAAAGTAAGCGACTTATGCTCATTGTTTATTTACCACTCCTGAGCCCGTCCTGGCTTAAAATGCATCAGACCTAACGCTCCGCCTGCATTATTTTCTTATCGCAGAGCTCCTCCTTCCTTGCTCCACTTGGAGTGTCCTGTTACAAAGCTGCAGTGGCCCACTGCTGACCTTGATGACACTTCTCATGCTGCTGGAAATTCACTGGCTGTGAACAAGGTGCTAAAAGCCCTGCATCAATTAACACTGCACCCGTAATCATCCGGTGACTGCTATTGGACGCTGctgaagttgtgtgtgtgcacaacgTGCAATGAGTTAAACTGAATGTTTGTgcagtatatacagtatgtggGATGTCACAACCTTGCTTACTCACTGTGCGCCGAATACAAAGCAAATGCAGTACTAGTACATATACTTTATTCTATGCAACAGAATATATTGGATCACATAGATTTGCCTGATAGAGCAATAAGTATAAAGCATGAATGTGTCTTAATCCTACAATTTAAATCTATTCTctgtaatattaaataaatgcattcaataAATGTAGCAGTTTTACCCAATATAGTAAAATCTGATAAGCTTTTAGCCTCAAGTTTGAATAAGTTGTGAAAGGACGAGGAGAGATTTTACAGAGGAATGGAAACTGCTTTTTCTAAATACTTTTCTGATTGAAAATCTCAGACTGTTATTCCTTATTTTCTTCACTCtttaaggaaagaaaaatgttttttgttcaaCTGCAAATTTGTAATTGTTCCTTATGTCTCCTTTTGGCTGCCAAAAGatgaaggcagagagagagagaggcgtccTTATGCCAGTCACCAGACAGAGGATGATTTGTATTTCTCAAGAGGATGTGGGTAGGCCAAAAAAAACTTCACTTTGTGAGATTTAATCTGATGataaactgaaaaataaaagctctgAATCTGATTTTGACTGCTCACTAATCAGTGCACGAACAATAAATTATATTCTATTCCATTTTTGCCTCTCACTTGTGCCTGACTCTCATGATCCTGATCTCTGAAGGTTGTTGCAAATTCACAGTTTGTTAGTAGGTCGATGCTAGAAGTTGTGACAGATCTACATTTCcagattttatttataattttacaCTGAATATGCTTTACATGGTGGTATGGTGAGTAGCGCTGTTGACTAggcaagaaggtcccgggttccattcctgtgaggagtttgtatgttctctggGTTTTCCTCCCTCGCTTGAATTGATTATACTCCTAATTGTTTGTAGTGTGGGAGTGAGTGCGTGAATGGTTATCTGTCTCTGTGCGGCCCCATGATGCGCTGGTGACACGTCTGAGGTGTTACCCCGCCTCTCAACCATAGCAAGTTGGGATGGCCTGCAGCAACTACCGTGATAAGCAGCTTCTTCtttaaaaagatgaatgaatgatttactGGGTTCAATGTTTTCTCTGATAATGTAAAGAATGCTCTATTTACTTGTGCTGATAGTTGAGTAGAGACGGCAGCAAAAGACGCTGCTGTAACATATGATGAATAATTAGACTCAATGATCAACAAATGAACTAAACACCATTTACATGTGAATGTAATGATGACATGACGAATGTGAATTATGCTGGAGGTGATGTTGATGCACTCTGGTGGCGTGAGTTGATAATGATATAGAGATACATATACATATCGGACCCCTTAATGACTGTGATGTTTCatgattgaattgaatgcatattttacaaaaaaaatttttttttaagcctccttTATAAgtgattagatttttttattttttttattatttttgtatccagatgggtatccggattgctctcaaaatttaatgggatctaagttctttgaataataaaaaaaccaacCACCTGACAGATTTCCATGATAGGATTTTTATTAGTATTTCTTTTAATCTTTGCAAGATAAGGATTTTTTAACCATTTTTGGTTACATCATATTTTGTAATGAAATTAATACTTAATTAATAATATCATGCTATAATATTTTCTAATAACTGTATCTCTGGACAGGACAGTCTATATAGAGCTCTTCCCATTGCTCGAGCTCCCTCACCGAGAGTGATAACGCAGTGAACACAAAAACCCACTAATCAATGACAAAGCTGTCTTTGTGCGCTTTGTAATAGTTTCAGTCGAGTCGAACCTGTTTTTCCACTCTGACGTCACCCACGCGCCTCCAGGGATCCGATTACCGGAAGTTGCCGTACCTGTCACCTGGGTGGATTCCTTCTCAGGTGAGGGGAGGGCCGGCTGTTACAAACAGAGACGTCGACACGGTCGATTAGAAAATAGGAAGCAAAAGTCGCccggctgttgttgttttgtggacGTCAGTGGgtgttatttgttgttgttgttcatcgGGGGGGGCTGCGTTGTAAACAAAGGTCCGAACGCTCGACATGTTTACCAGCAGCGGGCTGCTTCCGGCGGCTTTGTTCTTTCTCGCAGCAACAGGTGAGTGAATTTgtaaaacccttttttttttttttttagaacatttAAAATCGTATCTAGCAGCAGGTGTATGTTTAGCCATTGAGCACCAGAGGAAGCCGACAAAGCGCCGTTACTCATTAAATGAACCGAGAGAACCTCGGGCCCGGGCCCGGGCCTGGGCCTGGGATTCAGGAGCGGTCGTCCATTAAATGGGATTCCCTCGTTTTAACATTATGTATAAATTTAATTTTACTAAACTAAAGTCAGTGCATCTTACTGCATGTAGGAATGTATTGCTTTCAAACACGTTTTCTTagttctttgctgttttttctCTGAAACCTGTAAGGTGCTCAAACAAAGGAGCAGTCGAATGTGGTTTCACTTGACTCAAACCAAAACTGCTGCCTTCTCTCACCTGAGAATGGTCGTCAAGCGTCAAACTTATTATGGTTGTTTAAGaatccatgaaaaaaaaaaaagatgtaatatttaaatgtgagttTGACACAAAGgttaaagttttatttgtgtttcattgaGTAAATGTGGCAGTGGGCAGAATGGATGACTTGTTTTTGAACTTTGAGTGATTCATTAATAACTGCCTTTTCTGTGCGTCGTGCGTCATCCAGGTCGTGTTTCTGTTGATGGTTCACTCGCGTGCCGAGAAAGAGTTTCAGCTAACTTGTCCACAGTTTCACCGGAAGCTTTCTGCACCAGCAGGCTGAAAtgaacagacttttttttttctgtccacaCCCTCGACACTCTCAGCATGCACAGAGTGTATGTCGAGGGTTGTGTTATGCAATTCCacgcttttcatttatttaataatttggCCGATTAACttcacaaaataacaaaaaactgACAATTTCTTACTGGAAAAAAGTAATACTTAGATAATCCTTCTTCAAACTGAAATAGTCAGTTTTATTCTTTCAGACGTTCATTTTATTGTCATAAAACACAAATCGGttaaattattcatatttaGGAGTTGCGACTAGAATGTTGTTGCGTTTTTGCTTAAAAATGTTTAAGTTATTATCAAAGCAGttgataattattttttattctgcaaaTCCATTCGTCATTTCAGGCCTCCTGGTCTGTTGGACAAAGCACTGATCGTCTATGGAAATGCAGTTCCTCGCTATTTCCACCTCTCACCTCCTCAATTGTAGAAATAATGCTTTCCCCAGTCCCATTCTTAAACGCTACAGTTTTCCAGTCAAATGTCTTTAATTGGAGTACATTTAATAAATTACAAATCATGCCAtccgtttttttattttttataaacatGGTTCAAATTTACCAAGAGGCTGCTCACTGTAAAATTATAACCAACATTTCGCCATGTGTAATAAGTCATGTTGTACTTATTATTCCTATATATTGTGTTTGGATGATCTACTGTCAAATTTGTTTCCTAATAACGTAGAGATTTTTTTCATGCAACTTCaacttatatattttttatctacAGGTGCGAATGGCTTCTCTGTCACAACTAGCAAATCACAAGTTCGAGTGAAAGAGAATGAAGGTATGTCCTGATTTTAATCGAGGCACATGAAATGGTTCTTTCTAAACTAGCTCTGTTTACTGTCAAAGTGTTCCCAAGCCCATTTAATATAAGCTTTATTTATCTCCCATCCTTTCTTGTAATCAACTTGGCTTTCAACCTAAAATATGACGAATACGCATCTGAAAGCTACAATTCACTTTTGACTTTCCCCAAAtcacttttttccccctccacaCACGAAACATTTGCTGCCGATTTTCTATCATGCCATCGGCAATGTCGGATTATTCAGAATTTAATTCAGCCATAATCAGCAAACGATCACACGTTGACCGAATATTCTGTACCTGTAAACTTAGGTACTCGAGGCTATTAGAGGACGTTCATCAAAACGGCACATCAGGATGAGAAGAGGCCTAgatttttgtgtgaatgcagtatttcctgtatttattgcTTGACGGAGATCGATATCAGCCATTCCGGACGAGGAGAGCTTGCGAAACATGAGAGAACCCCCCCCTTTTAGTGGGCAAACAATTTCAGCGACTACCCTTTGTAACTCTGTTTGGAGGGGCAAGTCAACAATCAAGAGTCCCTTTTAAAAACTAAAGGTAAAAAGAGGAATTGAGATTGGACTCTATTCTCTCGGTGATGCAGTGACGATCACAGTTATCGGTTGTTGTAGGAGAAATGGTTTAGCCGGATGCCGCCATGCAATacgtctctttttctttcccgTTTTCATATCATCTCTCAATTAACGGATTAGGATCTGCTCGTTGTTTCTGCCTGTTTAAAATATGGAATAAATGATAGGCCTCTTCTTGGAAAGGACCATGACAtacattttattgtgatttgATGCTGTTTgatgctttatttaaatgtatttattgtgaATTGTGTCATTCCAGGGACTGACCTTACCTGCTCATATTCAGCAGACTTTGGTGCTGATGCCAGAGTTGAATGGAAATTTCAGGATCTCAAAGGCTCGATGACGTATGTGATTTTTAATGGAAAGCCGACAGGTGAGTAGCTTCAAAATGTTGCTGTTCCCTCGGTTTGGAGAATCAGACATGATCCATGCCAGTGTTGGGGACTGAACAGTGTGAAAAGAAATGTCAGAAAACGAAATGCATTTTTGATATAGCTATACGCCATATTAATATTTGAAACCTCCTAACCTTCAAAGAACGGGGCATATTGCCACTGATGAAGTGCCTATCGTCTACTacacatttgtcatttattgCACAGTCCTTGGTGGCGTTGCGTGTTTTGAGATACAGATTGAAAAGTTTCAAACCGTTTTTGTGGAACGAGGCGCGGTATATTGTATAAGCCTGTCTCATAACGCTACAATTCTCCCACAGCATCGTACGCCACCCGCGTCGAGAAATACGGCAATAATATGAGATTCTCCACGGTGACCCGTAAGGATAATGGAATGTATGACTGTGAGGTATCAGGCAACGGCAAGTTTGGGGAAGCCCGAGTGAACTTGGTTGTTCTAGGTGAGGAACCTTTGTGATCTCATTCTGCATAGGCTCCCCTTTCTAATCGCATCATTACCACCCAATCCTTAATGTTCTGATGGAGATTGTATCACCGTGAATGAGGAGACCTACTGAGAACTAGGGTGTTGTATCCTGCAGTGCCTCCGGCTCCACCCTTGTGCAGGGTCCCCTCCTCGGTGACGACGGGAAAAACCGCCTTCCTGTCCTGCTATGATGAAGTCGGCTCACCTTCGCCCACATACAGGTGGTACAAAAATGGCGTCCTCCTGCCCCCTGACCCTTCAAAGATTGCTGGCTTCCAGAATGCGACCTACGTTCTAAATCAGGAGAAAGGCAACCTGGTCAGCTGCAAGCTTTTACTTTGTATTATGTTTGTGGGAGTTGTCCCCATGGcctgaaacatttaaatggtcttcttcctgtttcctcaggAGTTTCCTAAAGTAAGCAAGATGGACTCGGGCCAATATTACTGCGAGGCTGTCAATGATGTTGGTCCTCCCCAGAGCTGTAAACCCATGAATATGGAAGTTCGTAAGTGCTCTTGTGTTTAAGTCTGAGCTTTGCAAGAAGTGAAACGCTTAGAACCTGTTTCAGTCAGTGGGTTATGATGCATGCAAGtacttataaaaaaaaagaaaagaaaagaaaaggaaagctaAACTGGTTTGGCTGCATCAAAGGCATCGACCTAATGTGAACTGTAAGTCATCATAGGGATACAAACGTCTTTGTCATTTAATCATTTGGGTTCTTTGTAACTAATTCTAATTAATTCTcatgaaaatgtattcatttaccGCACTATAATATTTTACTGTAGTTCAGCTGATGAATCTCACAATGGCCTATTTCTTGAAGGTGACCCAAATACCGGCGGAATCGTTGCTGCTGTGATAATTGTGCTCCTGCTACTGGCTTTATTGGGATTTGGCATTTGGTATGCCTACAAGAAAGGATATCTTCCAAGTAAGTTTTCTGCACAGCCCTAAAAGCTGCTATCTAGTTATTAATAAATAGCTTCTCAATGTTTATATTACCAGAAACATCAGCTTCAGAATGGTCAACCTGCTGGACatcaaattcattcaaatgaaactgaaaactACTTTCAGAACATGATTACAGCCCAGGCAGCAGCAATGGATGCAGAGATTGTTAATAAATGGGATTTTTTATCTTGTCAGGTTAAATTCTTTTTAACTTAAACAGTTAGCAcaaggttttaaaaaaagatgctttTTCCGTGGGTACATTCATCATTGGACCTTTTTAAGATGAAGCTGTTTTTAAGAGACTGTCCAAACTCTGAAATGTCCTCAGTAGTTTCGTTTGGCCATGCTAGAGCGGTGAATACCAGTTGCATGTTGATAAATTGTACCAGGTACTGATTGGAACTGACgttctttcctttcttcccttcacagagaaaagtgaaaggtaaaaatatttttattttctatgctGCTGTATCTAAACCGATTTTCACTCTTGTATCTTAGTGAAATACATGTCCTTTACATTTATTGATCAACATGTTTTTCTCTTGGCAGCAAATCAAAGCCCAATGTGGTCTACCAGCCCCCGTCATTGTATGGtggtggtgaagaagaagatgtaAGTGTGAACCTGCCTGTTTTCAGTTTGAAGCGTTGCTGTTATTCCGATTTTcagatatttgtgtttgtgtgaggcCTGATTTCTGTTTGACAGACTGAGAGCTgttggaaacatgttttttgatttgatgtgtgatgtgtttTCAGGGGGATTTCAAGCAGAAGTCATCGTTTGTGGTATAGTCTACAATAAATGTCACGACAGGACGACGCATTGATTTCCAGTGTCTCAAGTTACAATAATCCTGATGGTTTTTATTgcaccctttttttttgggCTCCCGAGTCAGTGGTTTTAGACCAGTACGATTGTTTAAATCTCAGATGCTGATGGGTTTGAGTGTCCAAGgctaaatgaaatgttttattccagACCAGCAGTACATtgctatttttttgtttgttttctttttctttcaactAAATGATTGGCTAGTAGAGATCTTTTTATAGATTCAGCGGTTTTCTATTTATGGATAGTGTATTTCTGCTTGCCTCTGCTGTTCGTTGCTCCTAATAACCttttttattgttcaaataatGCATCTGTTACTAAATGTATGAACTCAAATTCATTTTAGATACTCGTACCAACAATAGGGAAAAGATGAGTTCTATAACTATGTACTTATTTTATCggaaaaaaatggatttgaattATGA
Proteins encoded in this region:
- the f11r.1 gene encoding F11 receptor, tandem duplicate 1, whose protein sequence is MFTSSGLLPAALFFLAATGANGFSVTTSKSQVRVKENEGTDLTCSYSADFGADARVEWKFQDLKGSMTYVIFNGKPTASYATRVEKYGNNMRFSTVTRKDNGMYDCEVSGNGKFGEARVNLVVLVPPAPPLCRVPSSVTTGKTAFLSCYDEVGSPSPTYRWYKNGVLLPPDPSKIAGFQNATYVLNQEKGNLEFPKVSKMDSGQYYCEAVNDVGPPQSCKPMNMEVRDPNTGGIVAAVIIVLLLLALLGFGIWYAYKKGYLPKKSESKSKPNVVYQPPSLYGGGEEEDGDFKQKSSFVV